One genomic region from Arthrobacter pigmenti encodes:
- a CDS encoding nitroreductase family protein has protein sequence MEFLDVVFNRKTTNGPFLPDPVKVEHQKLLMQVAGAAPSQLNSQPWRFVVVEDRSTIEQIAAISGESMTRVMAEGTFFERYKRYFRFSEAEMDVRRDGMLFDQLPALLRPFTRKVFTPSGQTLMNKLRVPQTLGEENRKLVAGSPLLIGVMLDRAEYRPGELSGFYSVFSMGAAMENLWLTTVELGVGIQFVSFPMEVPENWKRVEQILGVPEELQLMAVYRLGYLPEKQRRPAIDWSSRQRKRPSQYVFRDTCATPQEGWD, from the coding sequence GTGGAATTCCTTGATGTTGTGTTCAACCGCAAGACGACGAACGGGCCGTTCCTGCCTGACCCGGTGAAGGTGGAACACCAAAAGCTCCTGATGCAGGTTGCCGGCGCGGCACCGTCGCAGCTGAACAGCCAGCCGTGGCGGTTTGTGGTGGTGGAGGACCGCAGCACCATCGAACAGATCGCCGCAATCAGCGGCGAGAGCATGACCAGGGTCATGGCCGAGGGCACGTTCTTCGAGCGCTACAAGCGCTATTTCCGCTTCAGCGAAGCCGAGATGGACGTTCGGCGCGATGGCATGCTGTTTGACCAGCTGCCCGCTCTTTTGCGTCCGTTCACCAGGAAGGTCTTCACGCCTTCCGGGCAAACCCTCATGAACAAGCTGCGCGTTCCCCAGACACTCGGTGAGGAGAACCGGAAACTTGTTGCCGGGTCACCGCTCCTGATCGGGGTGATGCTGGACCGTGCGGAATACCGGCCGGGCGAGCTGTCCGGCTTCTACTCGGTATTCAGCATGGGCGCGGCGATGGAGAATTTGTGGCTGACCACCGTCGAACTCGGTGTGGGCATCCAGTTCGTATCCTTCCCCATGGAGGTCCCGGAGAACTGGAAGCGGGTCGAGCAGATTCTGGGCGTCCCGGAGGAGCTCCAACTGATGGCCGTCTATCGCCTCGGCTATCTTCCCGAGAAGCAGCGGCGTCCGGCCATCGACTGGTCCAGCCGCCAGCGCAAACGTCCCTCCCAGTACGTGTTCAGGGACACCTGCGCCACACCGCAGGAGGGTTGGGACTAA